One window of Salvelinus fontinalis isolate EN_2023a chromosome 19, ASM2944872v1, whole genome shotgun sequence genomic DNA carries:
- the ndp gene encoding norrin — protein MRTPAPLSPSSGLVLLLVFCPLLVVVHASSSKTENGHSTHLGDTDPDRCMRHHFVETITHPIYKCNSKMVLLARCEGHCSHTSRSDPLISFSSVLKQPFKNTCFCCRPHTSKLKAVRLRCAGGTRITATYRYILACNCEECS, from the exons ATGCGGACcccagcccccctctctccctcctcagggcTGGTGCTGTTGCTGGTTTTCTGCCCCCTATTGGTGGTAGTGCATGCCAGCAGCAGTAAGACAGAGAACGGACACAGCACACACCTGGGAGACACAGACCCAGACCGCTGTATGAGGCATCACTTCGTAGAGACCATCACACACCCCATCTACAAGTGTAACTCCAAG atGGTGTTGCTGGCTCGGTGTGAGGGCCACTGCAGCCACACGTCCCGCTCCGACCCTCTCATCTCCTTCAGTTCGGTGTTGAAGCAGCCCTTTAAGAACACCTGTTTCTGCTGCAGGCCCCACACCTCCAAGCTGAAGGCTGTGAGGCTCCGCTGTGCCGGAGGAACACGCATCACCGCCACCTACCGCTACATCCTTGCCTGCAACTGTGAGGAGTGCAGCTGA